The Agarilytica rhodophyticola genome has a window encoding:
- a CDS encoding response regulator, producing MKIRVLVVDEAAFVRDSLKRVLRQFLKNVEVFDAVNGKRAMPLMHGNKMTLIISSWDMPEMSGDEFLAWVRSQENFAKTPFIVMADGGDRKSVEAAVKAGANDFLAKPFTPDEVQKRIVKQLTRIGVMKKPPSNPHDSGGSLGALTGGSGAAAKAKTQKKREVKSAAGFGLPAATAKPKASKPSDKSGNFDGTAQLNFESYSIKCKIRELSLTGVNGLIQRTSKEEMPHIFDTAAADIANSADESIGNFNVYVHSLQASDPNPNAKTMRITLRFANNSPDQFEPLSKAIARGR from the coding sequence ATGAAAATACGCGTTTTAGTGGTAGATGAAGCGGCTTTTGTACGAGATTCTTTGAAGCGAGTTTTACGACAATTTCTTAAGAACGTAGAAGTGTTCGACGCTGTCAACGGCAAGCGTGCCATGCCTTTAATGCACGGCAATAAAATGACGCTAATCATTTCCAGTTGGGATATGCCTGAAATGTCCGGTGACGAGTTTTTAGCATGGGTGCGCAGCCAAGAAAACTTTGCCAAGACCCCCTTCATCGTAATGGCTGATGGCGGTGACCGTAAATCAGTAGAGGCTGCTGTTAAAGCAGGTGCCAATGACTTTTTGGCAAAACCATTTACACCAGACGAGGTACAAAAGCGGATTGTCAAACAGCTAACCCGCATCGGCGTAATGAAGAAACCGCCCTCTAATCCGCACGATAGTGGCGGGTCACTCGGTGCCTTAACTGGAGGAAGTGGAGCAGCCGCTAAAGCAAAGACACAAAAAAAACGCGAAGTGAAGAGTGCTGCAGGTTTTGGCCTACCGGCTGCCACCGCCAAACCCAAAGCGAGCAAACCCAGCGATAAGAGCGGCAATTTTGATGGTACTGCTCAGCTTAACTTTGAAAGCTACTCAATAAAATGCAAGATACGTGAGTTATCACTCACTGGCGTTAACGGCCTTATACAAAGGACATCAAAAGAAGAAATGCCTCATATTTTTGATACAGCTGCAGCTGACATTGCCAACAGTGCCGACGAATCAATCGGCAATTTTAATGTCTATGTTCACAGCCTACAGGCGAGTGACCCCAACCCTAATGCGAAAACAATGCGTATTACTCTTAGGTTTGCCAACAACTCGCCAGATCAATTTGAACCGCTTTCAAAAGCGATAGCACGAGGTCGATAA
- the yaaA gene encoding peroxide stress protein YaaA, with translation MLIVLSPAKNLDYESALPTRKHTKAALLADAQELIEQLKPLAPHELSALMGISDKLGQLNFDRNQQWQLPFSMANARQALFAFKGDVYVGLDAYDFSEEDISFAQDHLRILSGLYGLLKPLDLMQPYRLEMGTRFENNRGKDLYQFWGDLITEQLNKQLKKLKQNQLVNLASNEYFKSVNNAALNAEIITPVFRDWKNDKYKIISFFAKKARGLMSAYIIKNKITDVAQIKGFDWEGYSYSEELSSSSEWVFTRKQ, from the coding sequence ATGCTCATTGTTCTATCCCCAGCCAAAAATCTCGATTATGAATCCGCCTTACCGACCAGGAAACATACCAAAGCTGCGTTACTTGCCGACGCGCAAGAGCTTATAGAACAGCTGAAGCCCCTTGCTCCCCACGAGCTATCGGCACTAATGGGCATAAGCGATAAACTAGGACAACTTAATTTCGATCGCAATCAGCAGTGGCAGCTTCCCTTTAGTATGGCAAATGCAAGGCAAGCACTGTTTGCTTTCAAAGGAGACGTTTATGTTGGCTTAGATGCCTATGATTTTTCCGAAGAGGACATCAGCTTTGCACAAGATCATTTGCGCATCCTCTCAGGGCTTTACGGCTTACTAAAACCTCTTGACTTGATGCAGCCTTACCGTCTGGAAATGGGTACACGTTTTGAAAATAATCGAGGTAAGGATCTCTATCAATTCTGGGGGGATCTGATCACAGAACAACTGAATAAGCAGTTGAAAAAACTTAAGCAAAATCAGCTTGTTAACTTAGCTTCCAACGAATATTTCAAGTCCGTTAATAACGCAGCTCTCAACGCTGAAATCATCACACCAGTATTTAGAGACTGGAAAAATGACAAGTATAAAATCATTAGTTTCTTCGCAAAAAAAGCACGCGGGCTAATGAGCGCCTATATTATTAAGAACAAGATCACCGATGTTGCGCAGATTAAAGGTTTCGATTGGGAAGGCTATAGTTATAGCGAAGAGCTATCGTCTTCCAGCGAATGGGTATTCACTCGTAAACAATAA
- a CDS encoding sensor histidine kinase codes for MIEIGGFGSSSAGRRSQSLHLDESSKDSYIDKMHAKEISWLCLFPLIFSLFYFIPLLFTPYSPYNYILVFLAYPLFVVLYLRCRLQHEYALGYIFAISLLAMAVSVIHDGAYTFTWYAAYCAGYLFTVKRSLVIMLYLGGSLWACALLSDVPIEYFLAYRILPFVGLYVYGHVNQKILRQERIKSEKNRQIKQLAAIAERERLARDMHDILGHNLTAINLKAQLAAKSGRVGDIDKALKEIEDVAKLASSALGDIREAISQYKRMGFYEQLSSLVQLLHDAGFSVQRELINIKLDARQESGLMLIITEAITNILRHSDGNKVAISLSPLSSNSNEPQYKLSIKDNGSESVFRPGNGITGIYDRAQEIGADINIQRANGFGIDVIF; via the coding sequence ATGATTGAAATTGGTGGTTTCGGTTCTAGCTCGGCTGGAAGGCGTTCCCAATCGCTTCACCTTGATGAAAGCTCTAAGGATAGCTATATAGATAAAATGCATGCAAAGGAGATTAGCTGGCTTTGCTTATTCCCGCTAATTTTCTCGTTATTTTATTTTATTCCTCTGCTATTTACCCCATATTCTCCTTATAACTACATTCTTGTATTTCTTGCTTATCCTCTGTTTGTTGTTTTGTATCTGCGCTGCCGACTGCAACACGAGTATGCCTTGGGATACATCTTTGCGATTTCCCTGCTGGCAATGGCAGTGTCGGTTATCCACGATGGCGCCTACACTTTTACATGGTATGCCGCTTACTGCGCAGGTTATTTGTTTACTGTTAAGCGCAGCTTGGTAATTATGCTCTACTTAGGCGGCAGCTTGTGGGCCTGTGCCCTGCTCTCCGATGTACCTATAGAGTATTTTTTAGCCTATAGAATTTTGCCTTTTGTTGGTCTCTACGTTTACGGGCATGTGAACCAGAAAATCCTCCGGCAAGAACGTATAAAGAGTGAAAAAAATCGCCAGATCAAACAGCTTGCTGCAATTGCCGAGCGAGAGCGCCTCGCTCGGGATATGCACGATATTCTCGGTCACAATCTTACAGCCATTAACTTAAAGGCGCAGTTGGCAGCAAAGTCGGGGCGTGTTGGCGATATTGATAAAGCATTGAAAGAAATAGAGGATGTGGCAAAGCTGGCCAGTAGTGCCCTTGGGGATATTCGAGAGGCGATCTCCCAATACAAACGCATGGGGTTTTATGAGCAACTAAGCTCTTTAGTTCAGCTACTGCACGATGCAGGTTTTAGTGTGCAACGCGAACTTATCAATATTAAATTGGATGCTCGGCAGGAATCCGGACTAATGCTAATTATTACCGAAGCTATTACCAATATACTGCGACATAGTGATGGCAATAAAGTAGCTATCTCGTTAAGTCCCCTCTCCTCAAATTCTAATGAACCGCAGTATAAGTTGAGTATTAAAGACAATGGTTCTGAGAGCGTATTTAGACCCGGTAATGGCATTACTGGCATTTATGACCGGGCGCAAGAAATTGGAGCTGATATCAATATCCAGCGGGCAAATGGATTCGGCATAGACGTAATATTTTGA
- a CDS encoding response regulator transcription factor, translated as MKILLVEDQAMVRGALKALLALEKDIEVVADCENGVQALKLIPQLTVDIVLTDIEMPEMNGIELCEKLSTAYPHIKKVIVTTFGKAGYIKRSMAAGVLGFLLKDAPSEQLASALRKVMMGKKVIDAELAVSALGDQDPLSDKERKALKLASNGKKTQEIAAILFLSEGTVRNYLSEAIAKLNATNRIDAARIAAQKGWL; from the coding sequence ATGAAAATTCTACTTGTTGAAGATCAAGCGATGGTTCGTGGTGCCCTTAAAGCACTGCTGGCACTAGAAAAAGACATTGAGGTTGTCGCCGATTGTGAAAACGGTGTTCAAGCATTAAAGCTAATACCACAGCTTACAGTTGATATCGTGCTAACGGATATCGAAATGCCTGAAATGAATGGTATCGAGCTGTGTGAAAAGTTATCCACAGCATACCCCCATATTAAAAAGGTTATTGTCACAACCTTTGGCAAGGCAGGCTATATTAAACGCTCGATGGCTGCAGGCGTGTTAGGGTTTTTGCTAAAAGATGCTCCAAGTGAGCAGTTAGCCAGCGCGCTGAGAAAAGTAATGATGGGCAAGAAGGTGATCGATGCTGAACTTGCAGTATCCGCCTTAGGAGATCAAGATCCACTTTCAGACAAAGAACGAAAAGCGTTGAAATTGGCGTCAAATGGTAAGAAAACTCAAGAAATTGCAGCAATATTGTTTTTGTCTGAAGGCACAGTGCGCAATTATTTATCTGAAGCGATTGCCAAACTTAATGCCACCAACAGGATAGATGCCGCTCGCATCGCAGCGCAGAAAGGTTGGCTGTAA
- a CDS encoding DUF2007 domain-containing protein, producing MMKLIYTHQNSIVVGLVQSALESKGISVELRNHMLSGAAGELAPTDLWPQLWVETERQYQRAKPIVDQFNQQQSRQTWRCHECNEDNDAAFEVCWRCQSIPLVT from the coding sequence ATGATGAAACTTATATACACGCATCAAAATTCGATTGTTGTAGGACTCGTTCAAAGTGCCCTTGAAAGTAAAGGCATTAGCGTTGAATTGAGAAACCACATGTTATCTGGCGCAGCAGGAGAACTTGCACCTACGGATTTGTGGCCACAATTATGGGTGGAGACCGAGCGCCAATATCAAAGAGCAAAACCCATCGTTGACCAATTTAATCAGCAGCAGAGTAGGCAGACATGGCGCTGCCATGAATGTAATGAGGATAACGACGCAGCATTTGAGGTATGCTGGCGCTGCCAAAGTATTCCGTTGGTAACTTAG